The DNA sequence GcttaatggaagtctacgtaAATGACATGCTAGTGAAAACTAAGGAAGAAGCTGATCTCTTGacagacctctcgcaagtcttcgacaccataaggCTACACGGGATGAGgttaaatcccgcaaagtgtaccttcgcagtagaggcTGAAAAAAACTCTGGAACACTTAGGGCACTTCGTGGAAACCAAAGTtaagcatataactcgggatctcaatagcagagcagatgccctctccaagttagcaagcACCAAACCGGGagggaataacagaagcctgatccaggaaactctccaagaaccctctgtAGTAAAAGAAGAGGACAAACGAGATGTCCTAGAGGTAACTGggctaaacctcggatggatgaatcccttggtcgaatacctaaaattcgacatcctccccaaagaggaaaaagagattaagaaaatccagagggaagcacaacattatactctggtgaaaaatatcctttataaaagaggaatatcaacaccattgttgaagtgcgtaccgacctcaaggaccACTGAAGTACTAGAGGAGGTTCATaatgggatctgcggaaaccacCTTGGAGCCAggtcactagccaggaaagtaatccgagctgaattctactggccgaccttgcagaaagatgccacagaatttgtaaaaaagtgccaaccatgccaaatgcacgcaaatttccacgtggctccccccgaggagctaatcagtataacttctccctgaccctttgcaaaatgggggatggatctattaggtccttttccccagaccccaggacaagtcaaatacttgattgtgggaatagactacttcacaaagtggatagaagcagaaccattagccaccatcacagcccagagaagtcggaggttcctctacaaaaatatcatcacaaggtatgggataccatattccattaccacagataacggAACCCAATTAACCGACTCTACCTTCAAAAGCCTAGTggccagtatgaagatcaaacaccagttcacctcgatggaacatccacaagcaaaCAGACAAGCTGAGGcttccaacaaagtcatactggcaggactaaagaaaagactacaagatgcaaaaggagcctgggctgaggagctaCCACAAGTGTTATGGGCTTACCAGACGATGCCACAATCTGCCACTGGAGAAACGCCCTTCTGACTCGTCtacggcgtagaagccatgataccagtagaAATCAACGAACAAAGTCCAAGGGTGATTCTCCACGATGAGATTggaaacatacaggggcacaaagaggagctcgaactgctccctgaagtccgagagcaagcccagataagagaagcagcgttgaaacaaaggatgactaccaggtccaacaaaaaagtcattcgaagaagcttCACCCCAAACGACTTGGTATTAATCAAaaatgacattggagtcaacaaatcgggggaaggaaaactcgctgctaattggaagggaccatacaaaattagtgaggtcttaggaaaaggttattataaggtgACTGACCTAAATGGCACCGAGTTACCAAGATCGTGGCATGCTTGcaacatgaaaaggtactatagttaaaagcgaactctactccatgatgtactcttttccctacttcacgattttttcccaaaaaacaaagggttttttctgaagaagggtttttaacgaggcatcatagtagagccTAAGGGGAATAAGTTGCTAAAAGCCCTTAGTAACAGTAAAAGTACCTttccaaataaataaagatctttttcaaatatctcttataaaaaTTCCATctcgtttattttttttctacgaaacgcgccgacttaagctcgacaaagcgtgaaaatcccatgaaccgacctagatggtcgtcaagatgaaacgacgaggtacaagtcggtgtaaagaggttataaaagttgattGTAAGAAACTCGGAAACactccgactcataagtcgaaatgaaAACCCGAGTAGAGAAGCTCGGAAACACTTCGACCCATAAATCGAAATGAAAAACCGAGCAGaagaaaaacgcatcgcaaaaataacctaagtcataaaaactcaataaaccgcaaagttgagtataaggaatagTGAAAAAGAGATCGAAAAACCTATTAAAAAGCCAAAAGACTGTCCTAAGTTCTCAAAGCGAAAAAAGCTCAGAAGGACAGACAGGCCAAAGGAAAAGGTTTCTCAAGAAAAAGTCAAAGAAATTTTCTAAGTATCAAAAACAGAAAAAGCATGCACACGACAGATAACTTAaaccccttatccaaaaaaggggtatttctaaaatattttgtttacggccttaaaaggccaaataAAATGTCAACTACCACTaccaacataaaaaaaagaaagtttaaaaagaggggacccacaggccgggcccccatatagccaaaaAATTTTTAAGCATCACCACAGGGAGTAGTCGGATCACCACCAGAATCAGGAAGATTGGCCGTAACACCATCAGGACCAGGGAGAGGGGCACCCACAGGAGTTGGAAGATAAGTCTCGGGAGCCTTGGAAGAACTCGGAGCGTCGTCTGGTCGGGGAGGAGACTCTATGATTCTCTGACCCCAAGTTTTCAACTCGGACTCAGACACAGGTCGGGGAGGAGACACAATGGCCCCATCAATGACAATCTTGTCAGGGTCCAAAGGAGAGAGATCCAGATCAGGAGCAAGGACTCTGACCtgctccttaaaaatcctccaagcctcctcggctccctcagcaatagagtcctccaactcggcgtaaGCAGTCCGAGAATTCAACAAGTCCTTCCTCACCTCCACGAGGTCCTTGAACAAGCTCGAATAACTCTCCTGCGCCTTCTTCCTCAAGCCCTCCTCCATATTGCATTGGGCTTGTAACTTGCTCCCCTTCTCTCGAAGGccatccctctcctccttcaatttagcgacctcctccttcaactccttcTCATGTTTCTGATACATGAGAAACCTTTCCTCCAACTCTTCAACCCTCAAAGTTGAACCCAGAGAgctaagaggagtcttctcaaaaatatcaagaaaCTTAGTGCACACCGCTGCCGCCCTGATATTTTCCTGAGCCAGAATAGTGAGGTGGTTTcggacagaaacatcatccatacctatACGGGTATGGGAATAGATGTGTTTCCGGATAAATGCAGGAGCATCCACCTTagcctcaccttcaaaagaagaggaagactctaaagtcttgcgcttcttcttgtCTGGCTCAGGAAAAGATCGGGGGGAAGGGGGCGGCTGAGAAGAGGCCAAGGAGGAAACAACAATAGGGCGAGAAGAGGTCCCCAAATTTTGGGAAGAAgagggaggaagaggaagaggagagctAGCTACCCTGGCGCTGCCGGTCCTGGCACGGGACCTGCTATGGCCTTCTGGACCCTCTGATAAGATTCACTGGAATTCCTCTTCGTCATCTCTGTAAAAAGCAACTAGTAGCCAAAAAAGTCAGAAAAGTCGGAAAAACAAGATACAAGTCGGAAACAAAGCAGAAAGACAAAGCTACCTAATTGTTCCTGGACAAAGGTcggcgacccctggagaaattttttggtatccagatatggggccctcccccacacttctcggaggaaccccacaatggctgcctccacctcatccaagtcatccaaaccatatttctcacagggggaggcctccaaccagtACAGAGGAAAGCGAGGAACAGAAttttcatccaggaaaaaggggtggtgaccctctacaccttgaactttgaaaaaataatttttgaagccatgtaaggattcatcaaaaagggtgaaaactctccgaccttgtatggctcggaaagacacccattgctgcttgttatttagcccactgaagggcttggtcatgtggaaaagatagaagaaaatcctcaaagaggtcggaaaATCTAAGGCGTGGCTGATAAACtggtaaattttcagaaaaccccaagaattggggtgaagttgggtaggagCAACTCGGCAGTGACGTAAAACGGCTATTTCAAAattagaaaatggaagaaaaacacccaaacgggtaatCATGCTTTCATACATGTAGAAAAAATGAGGGACCTCCTCAGTATCCCTCCCAAAACAAAACCGGTCTTCCAGACCCGGGACCACCAATTCATACTTTGGCTCAtcctcctcagaagtacaaataTGGTGATGAGTGCGGAGGTTGGTGATAAACTCGGCATCAACCAAGGGTTCCTCCCCCAAGACCGTAACATCAACCCACTGAGTAAGAACTTCTACAGAAGACATTTTTTCCTAGGGTACGATgaaaacctacaaaggaaaaagaaaaaagaataaaaaacgagAGTTCCTAAGGGGGCATAGAATCTAACAGAAACCTACGGCGTCACCTTCTCCCTCTCCAAAGAAACCTTCTCCCTctccaaagaaaataaaaggcatGCAAACAGAAGCACTTaataaaagggaagaaagaaCCAACCTTTGCCTGAAAAGGGGTAGAGGAAGATGAAAGCCTTCAACGAAAGTATTCCACGAACAGATACGAAAGTGTTCCACGAACGGATGAAagggaaaatttgaaaaatcgaagaaacgaaacaacgaaagaaGGGGGAAGCACTTATAagcacgttaggggcataatggtaaaaatggAAGCGGTCATTAAtgaatgcaccgttaccaaggtaatTAATACCTACGCATACCcctaacggacgcgacgtttgattagacgtaactgtgaaAATCAAAAGTCACGAAAATTCACGTCGGTTGCAAACAATCACGTCGGTTCCCTCACAAGTCAGTTACGACCCtgagtagaatactcgaacccaaatcttaaaagaaattgggctcgagtaggggcactgttcatatcctggcccAACGATAAGGCCCAGGTCCTAacaaaaggcccaacccaaaagGGTTGAGCCTCGCCTTGTACCGACTTCCTCCCTACGAAGTCGGTTCTTACCACAACtaactctaaagaagtcggggacgaagattagctggcagataatcactcattcaaatgagtaactgcccctaaaatctctctacccacttccaggagccatatctcaacctccctaagataaagggggcGGTTATCCACCTCAAAAGGCggaactacttcagcggtggttatgggttcacccctataaatacactgacacctctcaggtatcttagaagcccaatactctctagacctgttttgcccctttgctgactttggcatcggagtgtctttgcaggtaccaccccccattctcccTTACACAAGTCGGACGGGGCCTTGGATCACCAACTCACTTGAATGTTTCATCGTTCAGACGATTGGACCAGCCAAACTTGTccaacccattaatctccggttacccatcgtaacaaaaAATATGTTAATCTCTGTCTTAAAAATCCATTTGGAAAAGTATGATTAAAAGAagtactaaaaattaaaattgtccaaaaagaattttcttcttttttttttttttccaacaaATTGCCTTGAAAGGGACAGTTATCGTAACAAAGGCACAAAGAAGAAAAGCATATAAGTTGGTCAGCTTTGTTAGGGAAAGAATTCAATATATTTTGTTGTTGGAATTCAATTTTGCATTTTTGATAAGAAAACTCAGCAAATAATACAATGACCAAACAGAAAGTCAGACCCAACATAACCTTATTGAATTAACTTGAAGACCGAATATTTGTATATCCAACAAAGAAGATAAACATATACAGGAAACAAATGGTACCAACCCCTCGATTTTTCGCCGCCGGTTTCGTAATATTTGCATGACGCGTACGCTTAACTTATCCTCTTTTTATGTTATGAAATCAAAATGATAACATATCGCACAActatgaaaatcaaacactatCCGGATTCATGGTACAAaccattaatttaaaattatctgtTCAAATTATAGTAAATACAAATAGAAATATAATTGCACGCAAGAACATTAAGGCgaatacaaaaataaagaaacaaaacaagTGCCAAATTTGAACGGGGAAAACATGTTTTCGTCTTattataaaaagaagataattaaAACTTAGGCAAGGAATAAACATATCATTAATAATTGTCAAAATCAGCAAAGAGCACAAGAAGTTCGTggtatgtttatttatttttatattctagAAAGCCAGCGCTACCCTCATCGCATTCGTCAAGGTTCATATGGTCAAACTCCAAGaattaaaagtaaacaacattCAACATATATAATATAGTATAAGCTTATTCCTCAAGCAAAAACCAAAGATAAGCAAACAAAGTTGGACTTCAAAACCCTTCCTTTACAACAGAACACTCTAGACATTTTCATTTTCCCTCTTAAatacaactctctctctctttaatttgcctcatcatcacaaatattaaCACATTTTCCCTCTCAAACAAACACAAATATGGGGACTCTGGTGGGACACGTGGCACCAGGTTTTGGGTTCTTGCTAATTGGTTTATGGCACCTCTTCAACAACATCAAGTTCCATGCACTCAACCCTAAATCCTACACCTCAAAGCCATGGTTCCCATCTTCCAAGTTCAAATACCTTGAGCTTATTCTCATCATGGCTGCTTCCATGGCTTCTGTGTCCATGGAACTCTTCATAGGCCCTGAACGCCATCAACCTCTCGACTCAGACGGAACCATACCCTCCAACCACCTCCACAACTTCGAGCACTCCTCCATCTCCCTCACCTTCTTCGTCTTCGCCGTCTTTTCAATCATTCTCGACAAACTCAACACCCCTTCGCAACATGGTTTATCGCAGTTGCTTGCGGCCATCGCGTTCTCTCAGCAACTCCTTCTCTTCCACCTTCACTCAGCGGATCACATGGGTCCAGAAGGACAATACCACCTTCTCCTTCAGCTCGTTATATTTGTTTCTCTTTCCACCACGTTAATGGGGATTGGGTTCCCAAAGAGCTTCTTGGTGAGCTTCGTGCGTTCAATAAGCATATTCTTCCAGGGTCTGTGGTTGATAGTGATGGGTTACATGCTGTGGACACCATCGCTTATACCAAAAGGTTGCTTCATCAATGACGAGGAGGGTCACCAAGTTGTGAGGTGCTCGAGCAATGAAGCACTTCATCGTGCGAATTCGCTCGTCAACATTGAGTTCAGTTGGTTCATCATCTTGGTCACTGTGTTTGCGGTCTCTATGTACTTGGGTTTGGTGAAGCTTTATGGTGAAAAGGTGCAGTATTTTTCTCTGGGGTTTGATGTGGAGGATCAAGAGTCAAACGACGACGTTGAGTCTCAGGAGAAAAGCTTTGTTCATGCGGCAAAAGCGTTTTCTTCAGGTGCTCATGACATGGGAAGATAAAGtcatcaaattta is a window from the Arachis hypogaea cultivar Tifrunner chromosome 1, arahy.Tifrunner.gnm2.J5K5, whole genome shotgun sequence genome containing:
- the LOC112705392 gene encoding uncharacterized protein; translated protein: MGTLVGHVAPGFGFLLIGLWHLFNNIKFHALNPKSYTSKPWFPSSKFKYLELILIMAASMASVSMELFIGPERHQPLDSDGTIPSNHLHNFEHSSISLTFFVFAVFSIILDKLNTPSQHGLSQLLAAIAFSQQLLLFHLHSADHMGPEGQYHLLLQLVIFVSLSTTLMGIGFPKSFLVSFVRSISIFFQGLWLIVMGYMLWTPSLIPKGCFINDEEGHQVVRCSSNEALHRANSLVNIEFSWFIILVTVFAVSMYLGLVKLYGEKVQYFSLGFDVEDQESNDDVESQEKSFVHAAKAFSSGAHDMGR